Proteins encoded together in one Equus asinus isolate D_3611 breed Donkey chromosome 12, EquAss-T2T_v2, whole genome shotgun sequence window:
- the SLC45A4 gene encoding solute carrier family 45 member 4 isoform X3: MRGGGKGQEEPGNLGPCPLGATRSRPAGLQGGGAAATAAPPLQRRRRAQEGLPEQYYSLTWFLSPILGLIFTPLIGSASDRCTLSWGRRRPFILALCVGVLFGVALFLNGSAIGLALGDVPSRQPIGIILTVLGVVVLDFSADATEGPIRAYLLDVVDSEEQDMALNIHAFSAGLGGAVGYVLGGLDWTQTFLSTWFRTQNQVLFFFAAIIFTVSVALHLFSIEEEQYSPQQERSVEAADALPPAARLSVPDGGATLFPDEVQSEHELALDYLDVDMVRSKSDSVLHVPDAALDLEPELLFLHDIEPSIFHDASYPNTPCSTSQELVKAKLPCLSPLLREPANEDETLLDNRSNEAKVPNGSGSPLKDGLSGYTRVDIKPSATSSSMRRRRHMFRRQASSTFSYYGKIGAHRYRYRRANAVVLIKPSRSMSDLYDLQKRQRQRCRHRNQSGATNSSGDTESEEGDGETTVRLLWLSMLKMPRELMRLCLCHLLTWFSVIAEAVFYTDFMGQVIFEGDPKAPSNSTAWQAYNAGVKMGCWGLVIYAATGAICSALLQKYLDNYDLSIRVIYVLGTLGFSIGTAVMAMFANVYVAMIMISTMGIVSMSISYCPYALLGQYHDSKEYVRHSPGNSKRGFGVDCAILSCQVYIAQILVASALGGVVDAVGTVRVIPMVASGGSFLGFLTATFLVIYPEVSEEAKDEQRGLPCQPSAEGGSGGEKPSVLKLSRKEGPQGPVVTESMV, encoded by the exons GCCTTCCGGAGCAGTATTACAGTCTCACCTGGTTCCTGAGCCCCATCCTTGGCCTCATCTTCACACCGCTCATCGGCTCGGCGAGTGACCGCTGCACCCTGAGCTGGGGCCGCCGCCGGCCTTTCATCCTGGCCCTCTGCGTGGGCGTGCTCTTCGGTGTGGCGCTTTTCCTGAACGGCTCTGCCATCG GTCTGGCCCTCGGTGATGTCCCTAGCCGGCAGCCCATTGGCATCATCCTCACAGTGCTGGGGGTGGTGGTCCTGGATTTCAGCGCTGATGCCACCGAGGGGCCCATCCGCGCCTACCTGCTGGACGTGGTGGACAGCGAGGAGCAGGACATGGCCCTCAACATCCACGCCTTCTCTGCTG GCCTCGGCGGGGCCGTCGGCTACGTGCTGGGCGGGCTGGACTGGACCCAGACCTTCCTGAGCACCTGGTTCCGAACACAGAACCAGGTGCTCTTCTTCTTCGCGGCCATCATCTTCACGGTGTCGGTGGCCTTGCACCTCTTCAGCATCGAGGAGGAGCAGTACAGCCCCCAGCAGGAGCGGAGCGTGGAGGCAGCTGACGCTCTGCCCCCCGCCGCCCGCCTGAGCGTGCCGGATGGTGGTGCCACCTTGTTCCCAGACGAGGTGCAGTCAGAGCACGAGCTGGCCCTGGACtacctggacgtggacatggtgCGGAGCAAGAGCGACTCGGTGCTGCACGTGCCAGACGCCGCCCTGGACCTGGAGCCCGAGCTGCTCTTCCTGCACGACATTGAGCCGTCCATCTTCCACGACGCCTCTTACCCCAACACCCCGTGCAGCACCAGTCAGGAGCTCGTCAAGGCCAAGctgccctgcctgtccccactgCTCAGGGAACCTGCAAACGAGGATGAGACGCTGCTTGATAATCGCTCAAACGAAGCCAAAGTCCCAAACGGAAGTGGCTCCCCCCTAAAAGATGGCCTCAGCGGCTACACCAGGGTAGACATAAAGCCCTCAGCCACGTCCAGTTCCATGAGACGGCGAAGACACATGTTCCGCCGGCAGGCCTCCAGCACCTTCTCCTACTACGGCAAGATCGGTGCCCACCGCTACCGCTACCGGCGGGCCAACGCCGTGGTCCTGATCAAGCCATCACGCAGCATGAGCGACCTGTATGACCTGCAGAAGCGGCAGCGGCAGCGCTGCCGGCACCGGAACCAGAGCGGGGCCACCAACTCCAGTGGGGACACGGAGAGCGAGGAGGGGGACGGGGAGACCACTGTGCGGCTGCTGTGGCTGTCCATGCTGAAGATGCCCCGGGAGCTGATGCGGCTCTGCCTCTGCCATCTGCTCACCTGGTTCTCTGTCATCGCCGAGGCCGTGTTCTACACCGACTTCATGGGCCAGGTCATCTTCGAAGGGGACCCCAAG GCCCCCTCCAACTCAACAGCCTGGCAGGCCTACAACGCCGGCGTGAAGATGGGCTGCTGGGGCCTGGTCATTTACGCTGCGACCGGCGCCATTTGCTCAG CCCTGCTACAGAAGTATTTGGACAACTACGACCTGAGCATCAGGGTCATCTATGTGCTGGGGACGCTGGGCTTCTCCATCGGCACGGCCGTGATGGCCATGTTCGCCAATGTCTACGTCGCCATGATCATGATCAGCACCATGGGCATCGTCTCCATGAGCATCTCCTACTGCCCCTACGCCCTGCTTGGGCAGTACCACGACAGCAAGGAG TACGTGCGCCACAGCCCCGGGAACTCCAAGCGCGGCTTCGGCGTCGACTGTGCCATCCTCTCCTGCCAGGTCTACATCGCCCAGATCCTGGTGGCGTCTGCCCTGGGGGGCGTGGTCGACGCTGTTGGGACTGTGCGCGTCATCCCCATGGTGGCCTCTGGGGGCTCTTTCCTGGGCTTCCTGACAGCCACGTTCCTGGTGATCTACCCAGAGGTGTCAGAAGAAGCCAAGGACGAGCAGCGGGGCCTGCCGTGCCAGCCCTCGGCTGAAGGCGGGAGTGGCGGCGAGAAGCCCTCCGTGCTGAAGCTCTCCCGGAAGGAGGGCCCGCAGGGGCCGGTGGTGACGGAGTCGATGGTCTGA
- the SLC45A4 gene encoding solute carrier family 45 member 4 isoform X4: MLAVFVLCLALGDVPSRQPIGIILTVLGVVVLDFSADATEGPIRAYLLDVVDSEEQDMALNIHAFSAGLGGAVGYVLGGLDWTQTFLSTWFRTQNQVLFFFAAIIFTVSVALHLFSIEEEQYSPQQERSVEAADALPPAARLSVPDGGATLFPDEVQSEHELALDYLDVDMVRSKSDSVLHVPDAALDLEPELLFLHDIEPSIFHDASYPNTPCSTSQELVKAKLPCLSPLLREPANEDETLLDNRSNEAKVPNGSGSPLKDGLSGYTRVDIKPSATSSSMRRRRHMFRRQASSTFSYYGKIGAHRYRYRRANAVVLIKPSRSMSDLYDLQKRQRQRCRHRNQSGATNSSGDTESEEGDGETTVRLLWLSMLKMPRELMRLCLCHLLTWFSVIAEAVFYTDFMGQVIFEGDPKAPSNSTAWQAYNAGVKMGCWGLVIYAATGAICSALLQKYLDNYDLSIRVIYVLGTLGFSIGTAVMAMFANVYVAMIMISTMGIVSMSISYCPYALLGQYHDSKEYVRHSPGNSKRGFGVDCAILSCQVYIAQILVASALGGVVDAVGTVRVIPMVASGGSFLGFLTATFLVIYPEVSEEAKDEQRGLPCQPSAEGGSGGEKPSVLKLSRKEGPQGPVVTESMV; this comes from the exons ATgcttgctgtttttgttttgt GTCTGGCCCTCGGTGATGTCCCTAGCCGGCAGCCCATTGGCATCATCCTCACAGTGCTGGGGGTGGTGGTCCTGGATTTCAGCGCTGATGCCACCGAGGGGCCCATCCGCGCCTACCTGCTGGACGTGGTGGACAGCGAGGAGCAGGACATGGCCCTCAACATCCACGCCTTCTCTGCTG GCCTCGGCGGGGCCGTCGGCTACGTGCTGGGCGGGCTGGACTGGACCCAGACCTTCCTGAGCACCTGGTTCCGAACACAGAACCAGGTGCTCTTCTTCTTCGCGGCCATCATCTTCACGGTGTCGGTGGCCTTGCACCTCTTCAGCATCGAGGAGGAGCAGTACAGCCCCCAGCAGGAGCGGAGCGTGGAGGCAGCTGACGCTCTGCCCCCCGCCGCCCGCCTGAGCGTGCCGGATGGTGGTGCCACCTTGTTCCCAGACGAGGTGCAGTCAGAGCACGAGCTGGCCCTGGACtacctggacgtggacatggtgCGGAGCAAGAGCGACTCGGTGCTGCACGTGCCAGACGCCGCCCTGGACCTGGAGCCCGAGCTGCTCTTCCTGCACGACATTGAGCCGTCCATCTTCCACGACGCCTCTTACCCCAACACCCCGTGCAGCACCAGTCAGGAGCTCGTCAAGGCCAAGctgccctgcctgtccccactgCTCAGGGAACCTGCAAACGAGGATGAGACGCTGCTTGATAATCGCTCAAACGAAGCCAAAGTCCCAAACGGAAGTGGCTCCCCCCTAAAAGATGGCCTCAGCGGCTACACCAGGGTAGACATAAAGCCCTCAGCCACGTCCAGTTCCATGAGACGGCGAAGACACATGTTCCGCCGGCAGGCCTCCAGCACCTTCTCCTACTACGGCAAGATCGGTGCCCACCGCTACCGCTACCGGCGGGCCAACGCCGTGGTCCTGATCAAGCCATCACGCAGCATGAGCGACCTGTATGACCTGCAGAAGCGGCAGCGGCAGCGCTGCCGGCACCGGAACCAGAGCGGGGCCACCAACTCCAGTGGGGACACGGAGAGCGAGGAGGGGGACGGGGAGACCACTGTGCGGCTGCTGTGGCTGTCCATGCTGAAGATGCCCCGGGAGCTGATGCGGCTCTGCCTCTGCCATCTGCTCACCTGGTTCTCTGTCATCGCCGAGGCCGTGTTCTACACCGACTTCATGGGCCAGGTCATCTTCGAAGGGGACCCCAAG GCCCCCTCCAACTCAACAGCCTGGCAGGCCTACAACGCCGGCGTGAAGATGGGCTGCTGGGGCCTGGTCATTTACGCTGCGACCGGCGCCATTTGCTCAG CCCTGCTACAGAAGTATTTGGACAACTACGACCTGAGCATCAGGGTCATCTATGTGCTGGGGACGCTGGGCTTCTCCATCGGCACGGCCGTGATGGCCATGTTCGCCAATGTCTACGTCGCCATGATCATGATCAGCACCATGGGCATCGTCTCCATGAGCATCTCCTACTGCCCCTACGCCCTGCTTGGGCAGTACCACGACAGCAAGGAG TACGTGCGCCACAGCCCCGGGAACTCCAAGCGCGGCTTCGGCGTCGACTGTGCCATCCTCTCCTGCCAGGTCTACATCGCCCAGATCCTGGTGGCGTCTGCCCTGGGGGGCGTGGTCGACGCTGTTGGGACTGTGCGCGTCATCCCCATGGTGGCCTCTGGGGGCTCTTTCCTGGGCTTCCTGACAGCCACGTTCCTGGTGATCTACCCAGAGGTGTCAGAAGAAGCCAAGGACGAGCAGCGGGGCCTGCCGTGCCAGCCCTCGGCTGAAGGCGGGAGTGGCGGCGAGAAGCCCTCCGTGCTGAAGCTCTCCCGGAAGGAGGGCCCGCAGGGGCCGGTGGTGACGGAGTCGATGGTCTGA